The following proteins are co-located in the Elusimicrobiota bacterium genome:
- a CDS encoding S8 family serine peptidase yields MDKAKRILAGGLSAALLLLSPGFGPYSALAQTVTGRVSAVPTGAGMTGAVGVVSTVKVSGGLQLTPGIGGSLATIVPGASPVVRTAVIPGKTAAAFTGVRYDAGAVRAEYKKGSSQKGGMPVEKPAKDDGPDSTNGTDDLGNPSRRDNDDGPDSVSDGSDNDRSGNDGLFKSFLKDSKAFAALKAVFSKSSKNGKSMPVEEPAGDDGPDGTDGLDDLGNPRRGTDRGGPDDVWDGSDNDRSGNDGLFATLDFAKSSSKNDKSMPVEKPGRDDGYDGSRNIDDLGNPSRRDNNDNPDSVWDGSDNDRSGNDGLFTPVLKGVRLLFGRPVDPVPPGNNRGGGGGGGAPRVRLFGYAAPILLGGAAAIASAAAALTPMTMVAVYLGLVVPSLVLHEMGHALAADILGDSSARQAGRLGFGFRDLLTHIDPLFTVVIPVAGILLSMNFLGVPLLIGGARPVQVQSGRFADPVRDMGVVAAAGPLVNFLLAAGFGGAYALLSAVGAVAVLPALALGVWFNVMLGVFNMLPTTFFGAAMLDGGHVARALAKKAFGETFALRVFGGPDGSMSATTRVLHAVGFIAALSAFGNGLYALINGLAGGLLPGGSPSFIEASSLLPGLAALGALLGRIVSHGSDDDVLPPAEPGAEMPVPVDLIVRFEGAPRALTQDLHMSFVRGSAFGARGYTQAYRTAQAAIVGDLENVGLDAMTLASYGATPIATYRRINAATLRVPADSSAALRAELERRGFKVYDNAVRRIYPPVEEPNRPEEGSPAARGAVTIPETLKLSTMDQVHALARASWGAPAIEMGFFGKLAMSILSRFGLADLPQPRIAVIDTGTDTRHKMLKGVRNINATGGQGTEGWSPEASEENNDDNGHGTWVTSMVRAFAPWTTNITHYKAFRGGSATTDDILKALTVAGNDGALVISNSWGDDEGDPEGPDTLLVRKLAEEGHVMVFAAGNAGSGKNTVGAPAITYYRDPKTGAPRVLAVAATGRDGKVVYFSSRGKGSPVTSRDPKYKDWPQRPDLAEEGSNTEGAWPTNQRPGRVDPVFGPVSAISGTSMSTPKIAGTIAMLAQFFGVTEVGEKLDLIVNAVMSTLVNPLGQKPDDIGLGFNSVFAAYTEIAKTLEPVTPKLIARLLLGMTTLSAARQARLDAAAAVPAEVLDEYRRIRGEIGGAGAHLALVQELGMPPTGADAVLAGYLLSGAARAAQLERQHPGLRYRTSLGGRVRLKLRGLI; encoded by the coding sequence ATGGACAAAGCCAAGCGCATCCTCGCCGGCGGACTCTCCGCGGCCCTCCTCCTCCTCTCCCCCGGCTTCGGCCCCTACAGCGCCCTCGCCCAGACCGTCACCGGACGCGTCTCCGCGGTCCCGACCGGCGCGGGCATGACCGGCGCGGTCGGCGTCGTCTCCACCGTGAAGGTCTCGGGCGGGCTCCAGCTGACGCCGGGCATCGGCGGCTCCCTGGCCACGATCGTGCCGGGCGCGTCGCCGGTCGTGCGCACCGCGGTAATCCCCGGCAAGACGGCGGCGGCCTTCACCGGGGTCCGCTACGACGCCGGCGCCGTCCGCGCCGAATATAAGAAGGGTTCCTCGCAGAAGGGGGGGATGCCGGTCGAGAAGCCGGCGAAGGACGACGGCCCGGACTCGACGAACGGCACCGACGACCTCGGCAACCCGAGCCGCCGGGACAACGACGACGGCCCCGACTCGGTCTCGGACGGCTCGGACAACGACCGCTCGGGCAACGACGGCCTCTTCAAGTCCTTCTTGAAGGACTCGAAGGCCTTCGCGGCGCTCAAGGCCGTCTTCTCCAAGAGCTCCAAGAACGGCAAGAGCATGCCGGTCGAAGAGCCGGCCGGGGACGACGGCCCCGACGGCACCGACGGCCTCGACGACCTCGGCAATCCGCGCCGCGGGACCGATCGCGGCGGCCCCGACGACGTCTGGGACGGCTCGGACAACGACCGCTCGGGCAACGACGGGCTCTTCGCCACCCTCGACTTCGCCAAGAGCTCTTCGAAGAACGACAAGAGCATGCCGGTCGAGAAGCCGGGCAGGGACGACGGCTACGACGGGAGCCGCAACATCGACGACCTGGGCAACCCGAGCCGCCGCGACAACAACGACAACCCCGACTCGGTCTGGGACGGCTCGGACAACGACCGCTCGGGCAACGACGGGCTCTTCACCCCGGTGCTCAAGGGCGTCCGGCTGCTCTTCGGACGCCCCGTCGACCCGGTCCCCCCCGGCAACAATCGAGGGGGGGGAGGCGGGGGAGGCGCTCCACGCGTACGCCTGTTCGGGTACGCGGCGCCCATCCTCCTCGGTGGGGCGGCGGCCATCGCTTCGGCGGCGGCCGCGCTCACTCCGATGACGATGGTCGCCGTGTACCTCGGGCTCGTCGTACCCTCCCTGGTCCTCCATGAGATGGGGCACGCCCTCGCCGCCGACATCCTCGGCGACTCGAGCGCCCGGCAGGCCGGCCGGCTCGGCTTCGGGTTCCGGGACCTCCTCACCCACATCGACCCGCTCTTCACCGTCGTCATCCCCGTGGCCGGCATCCTCCTCAGCATGAATTTCCTCGGCGTCCCGCTCCTCATCGGCGGCGCCCGCCCGGTGCAGGTGCAGTCGGGACGCTTCGCCGACCCCGTCCGCGACATGGGGGTCGTCGCCGCGGCCGGGCCGCTGGTCAACTTCCTCCTCGCCGCGGGCTTCGGCGGCGCCTACGCCCTGCTCTCCGCGGTCGGCGCCGTCGCGGTGCTTCCCGCCCTCGCGCTCGGCGTCTGGTTCAACGTGATGCTCGGCGTCTTCAACATGCTGCCGACCACCTTCTTCGGCGCCGCGATGCTCGACGGCGGCCACGTGGCCCGCGCGCTGGCCAAGAAGGCCTTCGGCGAGACTTTCGCGCTCCGGGTCTTCGGCGGGCCCGACGGCTCGATGAGCGCGACGACCCGCGTCCTGCACGCGGTCGGCTTCATCGCCGCCCTCTCCGCGTTCGGCAACGGCCTCTACGCCCTCATCAACGGCCTGGCCGGCGGGCTCCTGCCCGGCGGCTCCCCGTCGTTCATCGAGGCCTCGTCGCTGCTGCCCGGACTCGCCGCGCTCGGAGCCCTGCTCGGCCGCATCGTCTCCCACGGCTCCGACGACGACGTCCTGCCGCCCGCCGAGCCCGGCGCCGAGATGCCGGTCCCCGTGGACCTCATCGTCCGCTTCGAGGGCGCGCCCAGGGCGCTCACCCAGGACCTGCACATGAGCTTCGTGCGCGGCTCGGCCTTCGGCGCCCGCGGGTACACGCAGGCCTACCGCACCGCCCAGGCCGCCATCGTCGGCGACCTCGAGAACGTGGGCCTCGACGCGATGACGCTCGCCTCCTACGGCGCCACCCCGATCGCGACCTATCGCCGCATCAACGCGGCCACGCTCCGCGTCCCCGCCGACTCCTCCGCCGCGCTCCGCGCCGAGCTCGAGCGCCGGGGCTTCAAGGTCTATGACAACGCGGTCCGCCGCATCTATCCCCCGGTCGAGGAGCCGAACCGGCCCGAGGAGGGCTCGCCCGCGGCCCGCGGCGCCGTCACCATCCCCGAGACGCTGAAGCTCTCGACCATGGACCAGGTCCACGCGCTCGCGCGCGCGAGCTGGGGCGCGCCGGCCATCGAGATGGGCTTCTTCGGCAAGCTCGCGATGAGCATCCTCAGCCGCTTCGGCCTCGCCGACCTCCCGCAGCCGCGCATCGCCGTCATCGACACGGGCACCGACACCCGCCATAAGATGCTCAAGGGCGTGCGCAACATCAACGCCACGGGCGGGCAGGGGACCGAGGGCTGGTCGCCGGAGGCCTCCGAGGAGAACAACGACGACAACGGGCACGGCACCTGGGTCACCTCGATGGTTCGGGCCTTCGCCCCCTGGACCACGAACATCACGCACTACAAGGCCTTCCGGGGCGGCAGCGCGACCACCGACGACATCCTCAAGGCGCTCACCGTGGCCGGCAACGACGGCGCCCTCGTCATCTCCAACTCCTGGGGCGACGACGAGGGCGATCCCGAGGGGCCGGACACCCTGCTCGTGAGGAAGCTCGCCGAGGAGGGCCATGTCATGGTCTTCGCGGCCGGCAACGCGGGCTCGGGGAAGAACACGGTCGGCGCGCCGGCCATCACCTACTACCGCGACCCCAAGACCGGGGCCCCGCGCGTCCTCGCGGTGGCCGCCACCGGCCGCGACGGGAAGGTCGTCTACTTCTCCTCGCGCGGCAAGGGCAGCCCCGTCACCTCGCGGGACCCCAAGTATAAGGACTGGCCGCAGCGGCCCGACCTCGCCGAGGAGGGCTCCAACACCGAGGGCGCCTGGCCCACGAACCAGCGGCCGGGGCGCGTGGACCCCGTCTTCGGGCCGGTCAGCGCCATCTCGGGCACCTCGATGTCCACCCCCAAGATCGCCGGGACCATCGCGATGCTCGCCCAGTTCTTCGGCGTCACCGAGGTCGGCGAGAAGCTCGACCTCATCGTCAACGCGGTCATGAGCACGCTCGTCAACCCGCTCGGGCAGAAGCCCGACGACATCGGCCTGGGCTTCAACTCCGTCTTCGCCGCCTACACCGAGATCGCCAAGACGCTCGAGCCGGTCACGCCCAAGCTCATCGCGCGGCTCCTGCTCGGGATGACGACGCTGTCCGCCGCGCGTCAGGCGCGCCTCGACGCCGCCGCCGCCGTGCCCGCCGAGGTCCTCGACGAATATCGGCGCATCCGTGGGGAGATCGGGGGCGCCGGCGCGCACCTTGCGCTCGTGCAGGAGCTCGGCATGCCGCCCACGGGCGCCGACGCGGTCCTCGCGGGCTACCTCCTCTCCGGCGCCGCGCGCGCGGCCCAGCTCGAGCGGCAGCACCCCGGCCTGCGCTACCGGACCTCCCTGGGCGGACGCGTGCGCCTCAAGCTGCGGGGATTGATCTAG
- a CDS encoding metallopeptidase TldD-related protein, which translates to MLSTLLTLLLLLPAPASAASSGAAPTGPDPMMRAVETELARAFKGLQKAEKAPLYYLGYQVRDVRTLDVTAYVGALTGEAEHHYRSVDVDVRVGDRKLDNTHQIKGKESWSEGQGQQHFTELSVDDDEAGLRTDLWLRTEDAYKDAVQRYTKVATNKAVTAEEEDKSDDFSLEPPATGFALVAAPVFDLEPWRGRLRRLSAAIKAYPFVFDSGVRLSLRTENRWTLTSEGTRVADGNRFVRLSYSLSSRTEDGMDLERTKSYDGDSVGDLPSEDLMLSDLRRAADELKALRGAPLVEPYTGPAIIRARATGVYFHEILGHRLEGHRQRMEDEGQTFTKMLGKEVVAPFLSVVDDPLRERFGRTFLRGSYRYDDEGVPARRVSLIENGVLKTFLMSRLPVKGFDHSNGHGRRSPGFGVIPRMGNLIVTAAEKVPYPRLREKLIEEIRRQKKPYGLVFEDISGGFTGTQRQGPQSFKVMPLLVYRVYPDGRPDEVVRGVDIVGTPLTSFSKIIAAADDDDVFNGTCGAESGWVPVSAVAPSVLVSEIEVEKKAKSSEKPPVLPPPYAGGGQP; encoded by the coding sequence ATGCTCTCCACCCTTCTGACGCTCCTCCTGCTCCTCCCCGCTCCGGCGTCCGCCGCCTCCTCGGGAGCGGCTCCGACGGGCCCCGACCCGATGATGCGGGCGGTCGAGACCGAGCTCGCGCGCGCCTTCAAGGGTCTGCAGAAGGCGGAGAAGGCCCCGCTCTACTACCTCGGCTACCAGGTGCGCGACGTCCGCACCCTCGACGTCACCGCCTACGTCGGAGCGCTGACCGGCGAGGCCGAGCACCACTACCGCAGCGTCGACGTGGACGTGCGCGTCGGGGACCGGAAGCTCGACAACACCCACCAGATCAAGGGCAAGGAGTCCTGGTCCGAAGGGCAGGGACAGCAGCACTTCACCGAGCTCAGCGTCGACGACGACGAAGCGGGCCTGCGGACCGACCTCTGGCTGCGCACCGAGGACGCCTACAAGGACGCCGTCCAGCGCTACACGAAGGTCGCCACCAACAAGGCCGTCACCGCCGAGGAGGAGGACAAGTCCGACGACTTCTCCCTCGAGCCCCCCGCGACCGGCTTCGCACTGGTCGCGGCCCCCGTCTTCGACCTCGAGCCCTGGCGGGGCCGCCTGCGCCGCCTGAGCGCGGCGATCAAGGCCTACCCCTTCGTCTTCGACTCCGGCGTCCGCCTCTCCCTGCGCACCGAGAACCGCTGGACGCTCACCAGCGAGGGGACCCGCGTCGCCGACGGCAACCGCTTCGTGCGCCTGAGCTACTCGCTCTCCAGCCGCACCGAGGACGGCATGGACCTCGAGCGCACGAAGAGCTACGACGGGGATTCCGTCGGCGACCTCCCCTCCGAGGACCTCATGCTCTCCGACCTGCGGCGCGCGGCCGACGAGCTCAAGGCCCTGCGCGGAGCCCCCCTCGTCGAGCCCTACACCGGCCCGGCCATCATCCGCGCCCGCGCCACGGGCGTCTACTTCCACGAGATCCTCGGCCACCGCCTCGAGGGCCACCGCCAGCGCATGGAGGACGAGGGACAGACCTTCACGAAGATGCTCGGCAAGGAGGTCGTCGCGCCCTTCCTCAGCGTCGTCGACGACCCCCTGCGCGAGCGCTTCGGCCGGACCTTCCTGCGCGGGTCCTACCGCTACGACGACGAAGGCGTCCCCGCCCGGCGCGTCTCCCTCATCGAGAACGGCGTCCTCAAGACCTTCCTCATGTCGCGCCTCCCCGTCAAAGGCTTCGATCACAGCAACGGCCACGGCCGACGCTCCCCCGGCTTCGGCGTCATCCCGCGCATGGGCAACCTCATCGTCACCGCCGCCGAGAAGGTGCCCTACCCGCGGCTGCGCGAGAAGCTCATCGAGGAGATCCGCCGCCAGAAGAAGCCCTACGGGCTCGTCTTCGAGGACATCTCCGGGGGCTTCACCGGGACCCAGCGCCAGGGGCCGCAGTCCTTCAAGGTCATGCCGCTCCTGGTCTACCGCGTCTACCCCGACGGCAGGCCCGACGAGGTCGTGCGCGGCGTGGACATCGTGGGCACGCCGCTGACCTCCTTCAGCAAGATCATCGCGGCGGCCGACGACGACGACGTCTTCAACGGGACCTGCGGCGCCGAATCCGGCTGGGTGCCTGTCTCGGCCGTCGCGCCGAGCGTGCTCGTCAGCGAGATCGAGGTGGAGAAGAAGGCGAAGTCCTCGGAGAAGCCGCCCGTCCTGCCGCCCCCCTACGCCGGCGGAGGCCAGCCATGA
- a CDS encoding metallopeptidase TldD-related protein: MRTLSLRSSAGLLLLALLAPSSFAADAANDGVGSARVRDAAAHAGPSAKGDDPVLRAMGDEVKRSVERLEMQKLGKPYFVSATVVEDDRLEIEGVFGALKDPNRSRSRRVRTVLRIGSREFDNAHYVGKDYWHYQPFTDVGPIDDDYDAVRGALWLTADQAYKQALEKLSQKEAYRHTRNITEKISDLSKDPVSSARLPSSGAVLDQPLWEERVRRLSAVFRKYPAVQRSSVGLYFSRRTTRLADSEGRRLAQPDDDFELLVSASGQAKDGMTVKDRRRVIRRRIEDFPDLPALEAEAARLAQDVTDLASATVAEPYVGPVLLEGPAAGEFFNQLLAHNVSFPRELWIEDEGVKGEFGSGELAPRLGLRVISPLFDVTDDPSAESAAGQPLLGTYAYDDEGIAARPVRIAEKGLLKDLPMGREPIKEREGSNGHGRGAFWEFPTAHISNLFVVPRSSIPLADLRKELLKRAADFGLPYGIVIRRLGEEDDQDKDELLAAPVLAYKVDVKTGKEELLRSAQFSGVSLRALRDIALASDRTLVYNYYQLGPYKVSRGQTQASIVSPDVLLAEMEFKKTDRKPEKPPYLKHPYFDK; the protein is encoded by the coding sequence ATGAGAACCCTCTCCCTCCGGAGTTCCGCGGGGCTCCTGCTCCTCGCCCTGCTTGCGCCCTCGTCGTTCGCGGCGGACGCCGCGAACGACGGCGTCGGGTCGGCGCGCGTGCGCGACGCCGCCGCGCACGCGGGCCCGTCCGCGAAGGGCGACGACCCCGTCCTGCGCGCGATGGGCGACGAGGTGAAGCGCTCGGTCGAGCGACTGGAGATGCAGAAGCTCGGCAAGCCCTACTTCGTCTCGGCGACCGTCGTCGAGGACGACCGCCTCGAGATCGAGGGCGTCTTCGGCGCCCTCAAGGACCCCAACCGCTCCCGCTCCCGCCGCGTACGGACCGTCCTGCGCATCGGAAGCCGCGAGTTCGACAACGCCCACTACGTCGGAAAGGACTACTGGCACTACCAGCCGTTCACCGACGTCGGCCCCATCGACGACGACTACGACGCCGTGCGCGGGGCGCTCTGGCTGACCGCCGACCAGGCCTACAAGCAGGCGCTCGAGAAGCTCTCGCAGAAAGAGGCCTACCGGCACACGCGCAACATCACCGAGAAGATCTCCGACCTCTCGAAGGACCCGGTCTCTTCGGCCCGCCTCCCCTCGAGCGGCGCCGTCCTCGACCAGCCGCTCTGGGAGGAGCGGGTGCGCCGCCTCTCCGCGGTGTTCCGGAAGTACCCGGCCGTCCAGCGCTCCTCGGTGGGCCTCTACTTCTCGCGCCGCACGACGCGGCTGGCCGACAGCGAGGGACGCCGCCTCGCCCAGCCCGACGACGACTTCGAGCTCCTCGTCTCCGCCTCGGGGCAGGCGAAGGACGGGATGACCGTCAAGGACCGTCGGCGCGTCATCCGCCGCCGCATCGAGGACTTCCCCGACCTCCCCGCGCTGGAAGCCGAGGCCGCGCGGCTCGCACAGGACGTCACCGACCTCGCCTCCGCGACCGTCGCGGAGCCCTATGTGGGCCCGGTCCTCCTCGAGGGCCCCGCCGCCGGGGAGTTCTTCAACCAGCTCCTCGCGCACAACGTCTCCTTCCCGCGCGAGCTCTGGATCGAGGACGAGGGCGTGAAGGGCGAGTTCGGCAGCGGCGAGCTCGCGCCGCGCCTGGGGCTGCGGGTGATCTCCCCTCTCTTCGACGTGACCGACGACCCCTCCGCGGAGAGCGCCGCGGGCCAGCCGCTGCTCGGGACCTACGCCTACGACGACGAGGGGATCGCGGCGAGGCCGGTGCGCATCGCGGAGAAGGGACTCCTCAAGGACCTGCCGATGGGGCGCGAGCCCATCAAGGAGCGCGAGGGCTCCAACGGCCACGGCCGCGGCGCGTTCTGGGAGTTCCCCACCGCCCACATCTCGAACCTGTTCGTCGTCCCGCGCTCCTCCATCCCGCTCGCGGACCTGCGCAAGGAGCTCCTCAAGCGCGCCGCCGACTTCGGCCTCCCCTACGGCATCGTCATCCGGCGACTCGGGGAAGAAGACGACCAGGACAAGGACGAGCTCCTGGCCGCGCCGGTGCTGGCCTACAAGGTGGACGTGAAGACGGGCAAGGAGGAGCTGCTGCGCAGCGCCCAGTTCTCGGGGGTCTCGCTGCGGGCCCTGCGCGACATCGCGCTGGCCTCCGACCGGACGCTGGTCTACAACTACTACCAGCTCGGCCCCTACAAAGTCAGCCGGGGCCAGACCCAGGCGAGCATCGTCTCGCCCGACGTCCTGCTCGCGGAGATGGAGTTCAAGAAGACGGACCGCAAGCCCGAGAAGCCGCCCTACCTCAAGCACCCCTACTTCGACAAGTAG
- a CDS encoding rhomboid family intramembrane serine protease, protein MIPIPYADENPAPSRKTLTITLIVLNLVGLLFSSPHFVEAYGFIPYHSGSPERWLFSLFMHGGLMHLAGNMWFLWLFGDNVEARLGRWFVPFYLAAGFAAHWGFMSFNPGTFVPAIGASGAVSGVIGLYLVLFPGARMKCFILVPSRRGGGMLHYSISALVFGALYLGWEYLQLALLGERDGVAHSAHLGGVAFGLVVGALVRALEPGASSGLSGERGARPEDAASAPKRKELEALVRAGSEDAALRGYVDAVRRDPYFALSAPAQLWVADRLARHGHPHLAKDALERCVMRAPLDPLCAHAQLLLGWVQESHYHDYAAAAAAYRAAARHPRADEAVQKDAGERLKKLEGLVTRTFTDAPEAQEPCWILREDHAADFAGDAEPGVLGKALPPGEASKKADALEREGTPVLVVPDGHLLPLPKARLALGLKVDAEGMRFRCADGGEELLRWPETTLIAGCGVRMEKLEKEGLGLFETEVLAGSLGPLAGAQRTYRGVKAVLPLLEVFGREGAVRLRWAASTEPDPSAEKLAEFYGQLQQAVLLAPNVPVDRGAQAAFRRELPEEVVFDKMERLDAYLSWQLQLADLRRSVAASA, encoded by the coding sequence ATGATCCCCATCCCTTACGCCGACGAGAATCCGGCCCCGAGCCGCAAGACGCTGACCATCACCCTCATCGTCCTCAACCTCGTCGGGCTCCTGTTCTCGTCGCCGCATTTCGTGGAGGCCTACGGCTTCATCCCCTATCACTCGGGCAGTCCGGAACGCTGGCTCTTCTCGCTCTTCATGCACGGCGGCCTCATGCATCTGGCCGGGAACATGTGGTTCCTCTGGCTCTTCGGCGACAACGTCGAGGCTCGGCTGGGGCGCTGGTTCGTGCCTTTCTACCTCGCCGCGGGCTTCGCCGCGCACTGGGGCTTCATGTCCTTCAACCCGGGGACCTTCGTCCCCGCCATCGGGGCGAGCGGGGCGGTGAGCGGCGTCATCGGCCTCTACCTCGTGCTCTTCCCCGGCGCTCGCATGAAGTGCTTCATCCTCGTGCCCTCCCGTCGCGGCGGCGGCATGCTGCACTACAGCATCAGCGCGCTCGTCTTCGGCGCGCTCTATCTGGGCTGGGAGTACCTGCAGCTCGCGCTTCTCGGCGAGCGCGACGGCGTCGCGCACAGCGCGCATCTGGGGGGGGTGGCCTTCGGCCTCGTCGTCGGGGCTCTCGTCCGCGCCCTCGAGCCCGGCGCCTCCAGCGGGCTCTCCGGCGAGCGGGGCGCGCGCCCCGAGGACGCCGCCTCGGCCCCGAAGAGGAAGGAGCTGGAGGCGCTCGTGCGCGCCGGCAGCGAGGACGCCGCGCTGCGCGGCTACGTCGACGCGGTGCGCCGCGACCCCTACTTCGCGCTCTCGGCGCCGGCCCAGCTCTGGGTCGCGGACCGGCTCGCCCGGCACGGCCATCCGCACCTGGCCAAGGACGCGCTGGAGCGCTGCGTCATGCGCGCGCCGCTCGACCCGCTCTGCGCGCACGCCCAGCTCCTGCTCGGCTGGGTCCAGGAGAGCCACTATCACGACTACGCCGCCGCGGCCGCCGCCTATCGCGCCGCCGCGCGCCATCCCCGCGCCGACGAGGCGGTCCAGAAGGACGCCGGCGAGCGCCTGAAGAAGCTGGAAGGACTCGTGACCCGGACCTTCACCGACGCGCCCGAGGCGCAGGAGCCCTGCTGGATCCTGCGCGAGGACCACGCCGCCGATTTCGCGGGAGACGCCGAGCCCGGCGTGCTGGGCAAGGCCCTGCCGCCCGGGGAGGCCTCGAAGAAGGCCGACGCGCTGGAGCGGGAGGGGACCCCGGTCCTCGTCGTCCCCGACGGGCACCTCCTGCCGCTGCCCAAGGCGCGGCTCGCGCTCGGACTCAAGGTGGACGCCGAAGGGATGCGATTCCGCTGCGCGGACGGGGGGGAGGAGCTCCTGCGCTGGCCCGAGACGACGCTCATCGCCGGCTGCGGGGTGCGCATGGAGAAGCTGGAGAAGGAGGGGCTCGGCCTCTTCGAGACGGAGGTCTTGGCCGGTTCCCTCGGGCCGCTCGCGGGCGCCCAGCGCACCTATCGCGGGGTGAAGGCCGTGCTGCCGCTCCTCGAGGTCTTCGGGCGCGAGGGCGCCGTGCGCCTGCGCTGGGCGGCCTCCACCGAGCCCGACCCCTCGGCCGAGAAGCTCGCGGAGTTCTACGGACAACTCCAGCAGGCCGTCCTGCTCGCGCCCAACGTCCCCGTCGACCGCGGCGCCCAGGCCGCCTTCCGCCGCGAGCTCCCCGAAGAGGTCGTCTTCGACAAGATGGAGCGCCTCGACGCCTACCTGTCCTGGCAGCTCCAGCTCGCCGACCTGCGCCGCTCCGTCGCGGCATCCGCGTAA
- a CDS encoding SDR family oxidoreductase, with the protein MSRTHRLKGKTAVVFGVASEESIAWAIAQELAAQGAQILLAYQFRYHSRIKDLAPKLPNLLDYRRCDVQNDKELDSFFHALKTPVDILVHSIAYAPATSFQKPLSQTSSEDFTTALQVSAHSLAKILGRALPHMPDGGSVMTMSFLGGQRAVVNYNVMGVAKAALEAYVRGLALELGPRKIRVNALSPGPIQTLAASGIPEFEYMLSRTRELAPLRETATQEDVAKCAAFLASEDARMITGQTILIDGGYSIVGYL; encoded by the coding sequence ATGTCCAGAACCCATCGTCTGAAGGGCAAGACCGCGGTCGTGTTCGGAGTCGCCAGCGAGGAGTCCATCGCCTGGGCCATCGCCCAGGAGCTCGCCGCCCAGGGCGCGCAGATCCTGCTCGCGTATCAGTTCCGCTACCACAGCCGCATCAAGGACCTCGCGCCGAAGCTTCCCAACCTGCTCGACTACCGCCGCTGCGACGTCCAGAACGACAAGGAGCTCGACTCCTTCTTCCATGCCCTGAAGACGCCGGTGGACATCCTCGTCCACTCCATCGCCTACGCGCCGGCGACCTCCTTCCAGAAGCCGCTCTCCCAGACCAGCTCCGAGGACTTCACGACGGCCCTGCAGGTCTCGGCGCACTCGCTGGCCAAGATCCTCGGCCGCGCCCTGCCGCACATGCCGGACGGGGGCTCGGTGATGACCATGTCCTTCCTCGGCGGCCAGCGCGCCGTCGTGAACTACAACGTGATGGGCGTGGCCAAGGCCGCGCTCGAAGCCTATGTGCGCGGCCTCGCGCTCGAGCTCGGGCCCCGGAAGATCCGGGTCAACGCCCTCTCGCCGGGCCCCATCCAGACCCTCGCCGCCAGCGGCATCCCCGAGTTCGAGTACATGCTCTCGCGCACCCGCGAGCTCGCCCCCCTGCGCGAGACGGCCACCCAGGAGGACGTCGCCAAGTGCGCCGCCTTCCTCGCCTCGGAGGACGCGCGGATGATCACGGGACAGACGATCCTCATCGACGGCGGCTATTCCATCGTCGGCTATCTCTAG
- a CDS encoding Bax inhibitor-1/YccA family protein, protein MQTALSADQVAIETRNFIVQVYAWMTAGLAVTGLVAGFMANDPQMILNLVRNSILFYGLLIAELLLVFYLAGWVMRMSASMATLTFLLYAALNGVTFSVIFLVYAKSSIANAFFITAGTFGAMSLYGYTTKSDLTAVGNLCFMGLIGIILGSMANWFMKSPMLDYITTYAGIAIFIGLTAHDTQRIKGMNIIGNEGTEEDTKEAISGALMLYLDFINLFLKILRATGKRK, encoded by the coding sequence ATGCAGACGGCGCTCAGCGCGGACCAGGTCGCGATCGAGACTCGGAACTTCATCGTCCAGGTGTACGCATGGATGACGGCGGGGCTCGCCGTCACCGGCCTCGTCGCCGGCTTCATGGCCAACGACCCCCAGATGATCCTCAACCTGGTCCGGAACTCGATCCTGTTCTACGGCCTCCTCATCGCGGAGCTCCTGCTGGTGTTCTACCTGGCCGGCTGGGTGATGCGGATGTCCGCCTCGATGGCCACGCTGACCTTCCTGCTCTACGCGGCCCTCAACGGCGTGACCTTCTCCGTGATCTTCCTGGTCTACGCGAAGTCGTCGATCGCCAACGCCTTCTTCATCACGGCGGGGACCTTCGGGGCGATGAGCCTCTACGGCTACACGACGAAGAGCGACCTGACGGCGGTGGGCAACCTCTGCTTCATGGGGCTCATCGGCATCATCCTGGGCTCGATGGCCAACTGGTTCATGAAGAGCCCGATGCTCGACTACATCACGACCTACGCGGGCATCGCCATCTTCATCGGCCTGACCGCGCACGACACCCAGCGCATCAAGGGGATGAACATCATCGGCAACGAGGGGACCGAGGAGGACACCAAGGAGGCCATCTCCGGCGCCCTCATGCTCTACCTCGACTTCATCAACCTCTTCCTGAAGATCCTGCGCGCTACTGGGAAACGCAAATAA